The Pyrenophora tritici-repentis strain M4 chromosome 3, whole genome shotgun sequence genome has a window encoding:
- a CDS encoding MdlB, ABC-type multidrug transport system, ATPase and permease component yields the protein MDASVDARSPPRPAANAEAENAALAVQVLETKQEKDGVVEAVAHDDDGPAKSKSPQAGLKNYFRVFSYGTAFDFVLIALCSITSIGSGIAFPLMNVVFGQLVGSFTTYFIPGTTMTSREFQAEVNRLTLYLVCLFIAKFFLSYISMLTIRISGLRISAALRLAYLRALFAQPVSVIDTISPGKVSTRITTSSNTVQLAISQEFAMLFQSLTLVIGAYVVAFIKSPLLTLVASASLPFILVVYGALFPPFMRIHKITEKHHDDASAMAFEMFSSIRIIVAFGAEAKLARQHEDMLDKAAKNERKAAPLMGLMMSPMMVGQYGTFAIAFWFGIKRYSEGKEANVGMITVVLFSVMMALMNINRVVSPMIAITKAATAATVLFVTIDAPVPNTAGLKEPDITADADITFDNVCFSYPSRPDVQILKGLDLAFEAGKVTAIVGPSGSGKSTIVGLVQRWYDLSCMTALAVPATQISTSSSATEVTQEKKAEESKNKEEEPELGPNTCTGNIKIGSTDLSQVDLKWWRSQIGLVQQEPFLFNDTLYNNVAFGLSGTSYEGLPKEEKMKMVEEACREAYAEEFITKLPDGYDTMVGESGIKLSGGQRQRISIARSIIKQPPVLILDEATSAIDVRTERIVQQALDRVSKNRTTIVIAHRLSTIRRADKIVVLRQGKLVEQGTHEDLLKIDAGVYYGLVHAQEIAMEAEHTDDDNVLEKVKTTRSEVIEEHTVSSHTSESAEPEYKQQGLLRSFGRLIYEQRQHWILYALAIAGILASGAVFPLQAWIFASVINVFTLPMNELVSQGNFWAGMFGVLAASNFLSYFTMGAACQLIAITVTLKYRQEYLDNLIRKRIAFFDDQGHSPGSLTASLSSDTTQIQQLTATEMSMALIAVVNLVGCIIISFVYGWKLSLVGLFAALPLILAAGYLRVRLEMEFAKTNAKVFENSSQFAAEAVGAFRTVLSLIMEDMIGNRYESLLQGHVTKAFSSAKYSTVVFAASDSVELGVMALTFWYGGTLLASREYNNADFFVIYQAIVQGAIAAGMFFSFAPNMAQATASANRIISMRPQNTSGPSKYQPLEQTTQGGSIEFQNVYFTYKSREVPVLSNLNIHVRPGQFAALVGASGCGKSTIISLLERFYDASSGRILFNGQDITSLNASEYRKQISLVSQEPTLYEGTIRENIALSVDAASDEDIEKACRDAQIHDFITSLPNGYEQRLGPKGLSLSGGQKQRLSLARALLRKPKLLLLDEATSSLDSESEKLVQEAIERAAGEGSKTVIAVAHRLATIQKADVIFVMGSGKVLERGDHQSLLRKRGVYWQMCQAQALDG from the exons ATGGACGCTTCTGTTGATGCTCGGTCGCCACCGAGACCTGCGGCGAATGCTGAGGCGGAGAACGCTGCACTTGCAGTTCAGGTTCTTGAAACAAAACAGGAGAAAGATGGTGTTGTTGAAGCAGTTGCGCACGATGACGATGGCCCTGCGAAGTCGAAGTCGCCTCAGGCTGGCTTGAAAAACTATTTT CGAGTCTTTTCGTATGGAACTGCGTTCGACTTTGTACTCATAGCGCTGTGCAGTATTACTTCGATAGGTTCAGGAATCGCATTCCCGCTGATGAACGTCGTATTTG GACAATTAGTGGGCTCATTTACGACTTACTTCATTCCAGGTACAACGATGACATCTCGTGAGTTTCAAGCAGAGGTCAACAGACTCACACTGTATCTGGTGTGTCTTTTCATCGCCAAGTTCTTCCTCTCATACATTTCAATG CTCACCATTCGAATCAGTGGTCTCCGAATCTCTGCTGCATTGCGACTCGCATACTTGCGTGCTTTGTTCGCACAGCCAGTCAGCGTCATCGATACTATAAGTCCTGGAAAGGTGTCAACTCGTATCACAACCTCTTCCAATACCGTCCAGCTCGCCATTTCCCAGGAATTTGCTATGCTGTTCCAATCACTCACGCTTGTCATTGGAGCCTACGTCGTAGCGTTCATCAAGAGTCCGTTGCTCACGCTGGTTGCCTCAGCCTCGCTTCCGTTCATCCTGGTGGTTTACGGTGCGCTGTTCCCGCCATTCATGCGAATACACAAGATCACGGAGAAGCACCACGATGATGCTTCTGCCATGGCATTTGAGATGTTCTCGTCCATTCGCATTATCGTTGCGTTCGGTGCAGAGGCGAAACTGGCAAGACAGCATGAAGATATGCTGGACAAGGCTGCGAAGAATGAAAGAAAGGCCGCTCCTCTGATGGGGCTTATGATGTCACCTATGATGGTTGGACAGTATGGTACTTTTGCCATTGCCTTTTGGTTTGGTATCAAGCGATACTCCGAAGGCAAAGAGGCGAACGTTGGGATGATAACAGTGGTGCTGTTTTCGGTGATGATGGCGCTGATGAATATCAACAGGGTCGTTTCTCCGATGATTGCTATCACAAAGGCTGCAACTGCCGCTACCGTACTGTTCGTCACCATTGATGCACCGGTTCCCAATACCGCCGGGCTGAAAGAGCCGGATATCACTGCAGATGCTGATATTACATTCGATAATGTGTGCTTTTCTTACCCCAGCCGACCGGACGTCCAGATTCTCAAGGGCCTTGATCTTGCATTCGAAGCTGGCAAAGTCACTGCTATTGTTGGTCCATCTGGAAGTG GGAAATCGACCATTGTAGGTTTGGTACAGCGATGGTACGATCTCAGTTGTATGACAGCTTTAGCCGTACCTGCAACCCAGATATCCACCTCATCCTCTGCAACCGAAGTGACTCAGGAGAAGAAGGCCGAAGAAAGCAAGAACAAGGAAGAAGAGCCTGAATTGGGACCCAACACATGCACGGGAAATATAAAGATTGGCAGCACTGACCTCAGCCAAGTCGATCTCAAGTGGTGGCGATCTCAAATCGGTCTCGTCCAACAAGAACCCTTCCTCTTCAACGACACCCTCTACAACAACGTCGCGTTCGGTTTGAGTGGTACAAGCTATGAAGGCTTGCCCAAAGAGGAAAAGATGAAAatggtggaggaggcgtgCCGGGAAGCCTATGCCGAAGAATTCATCACAAAGCTACCCGACGGATACGATACCATGGTGGGAGAAAGTGGCATCAAGTTGTCAGGCGGGCAACGACAGCGTATCTCAATCGCAAGGAGTATCATCAAACAACCACCTGTATTGATTCTGGACGAAGCAACAAGCGCCATCGATGTTAGGACTGAGCGTATTGTTCAGCAAGCACTGGATCGCGTCTCCAAGAACAGAACCACCATCGTCATTGCCCATCGCCTTTCTACTATCAGAAGAGCGGATAAGATTGTTGTCTTGCGTCAAGGAAAACTCGTAGAGCAAGGTACACATGAAGATCTGCTGAAAATTGACGCGGGTGTCTACTACGGTCTGGTTCACGCACAAGAGATTGCCATGGAAGCTGAGCATACTGATGACGACAATGTACTGGAAAAGGTCAAAACTACTCGATCTGAGGTCATCGAGGAGCATACCGTGAGCAGTCATACTTCCGAATCCGCGGAACCGGAGTATAAGCAACAGGGTCTTCTCAGAAGCTTTGGTCGACTAATCTATGAGCAACGTCAGCACTGGATCCTATACGCGCTCGCTATTGCAGGCATCTTGGCAAGTGGCGCTGTCTTCCCCCTTCAAGCTTGGATCTTCGCCAGCGTCATCAATGTGTTTACACTGCCAATGAATGAACTTGTCAGCCAAGGTAACTTCTGGGCAGGCATGTTCGGTGTACTGGCAGCAAGCAACTTTTTGTCATACTTCACCATGGGTGCGGCATGCCAACTCATTGCAATTACAGTCACGCTCAAGTACAGACAAGAGTACCTGGACAACCTTATTCGGAAACGCATCGCATTCTTCGACGACCAGGGGCACAGTCCCGGCTCCCTGACCGCAAGCTTGAGTTCAGATACGACGCAGATTCAGCAGCTGACGGCGACGGAAATGTCCATGGCGCTCATTGCTGTTGTCAATCTCGTGGGATGTATCATCATCTCATTCGTCTACGGTTGGAAACTCTCTCTCGTCGGCCTCTTTGCTGCTCTCCCGCTCATTCTCGCTGCCGGCTACCTCCGCGTGCGTCTCGAGATGGAGTTTGCAAAGACAAACGCCAAAGTGTTCGAAAATAGTAGCCAGTTTGCTGCTGAAGCTGTTGGCGCTTTTCGTACTGTACTCAGTCTTATCATGGAGGATATGATCGGGAATCGGTACGAGTCACTACTACAGGGCCATGTTACAAAGGCCTTTTCAAGCGCAAAATATAGCACTGTAGTCTTTGCAGCGAGTGATAGCGTTGAACTGGGGGTTATGGCACTTACGTTTTGGTATGGTGGTACTTTGCTTGCGTCTCGAGAGTACAATAACGCCGACTTCTTCGTCATCTATCAAGCAATCGTACAAGGCGCCATCGCAGCGGGCATGTTTTTTTCTTTTGCACCCAACATGGCCCAGGCGACGGCTTCCGCGAACCGCATTATCAGCATGCGTCCGCAAAATACCTCAGGCCCTTCCAAATACCAGCCGTTGGAACAAACTACCCAAGGCGGAAGTATCGAGTTCCAGAACGTATATTTCACATACAAGTCGCGCGAAGTACCCGTCCTATCCAACCTCAACATACACGTCCGCCCAGGCCAATTCGCCGCTCTTGTAGGCGCCTCCGGCTGCGGCAAATCAACGATCATCTCGCTCCTCGAGCGCTTCTACGACGCATCATCCGGTCGTATCCTCTTCAACGGCCAGGACATCACCTCGCTCAACGCATCCGAATACCGCAAGCAAATCAGCCTCGTCAGCCAAGAACCCACACTCTACGAGGGTACAATCCGTGAAAACATCGCGCTATCCGTCGACGCCGCAAGCGACGAGGATATCGAGAAGGCGTGTCGTGACGCCCAGATACACGACTTCATCACCTCGCTTCCGAATGGGTATGAGCAGCGGCTGGGGCCAAAGGGCTTGTCGTTGTCTGGGGGTCAAAAACAACGGTTGTCGCTTGCGCGTGCACTGCTTCGtaagcctaaactcttgttACTGGATGAGGCGACTTCTTCGCTGGACTCGGAGTCGGAGAAGTTGGTGCAGGAGGCTATTGAGCGTGCTGCGGGAGAGGGGAGTAAAACGGTTATTGCGGTTGCGCATCGTCTTGCTACGATTCAAAAGGCGGATGTTATCTTTGTGATGGGGAGTGGTAAGGTATTGGAGAGGGGTGACCATCAGAGTTTACTGAGGAAGAGGGGAGTTTATTGGCAGATG TGTCAAGCTCAAGCATTAGATGGTTGA
- a CDS encoding rRNA-processing multi-domain protein, translating to MGVKPRHEKGGESSAWKQKKGFKIGPANLPDGTHRRKIEKIKKSLIEKAKIKKQYAKLKAREETEATAPRKSVYEREADNTTDPVPEPSLEPHPDRVAMLEEKSPEPQGTRYIERQERRRRPQPFQKESEVTRKKREEAEERQKAREEADRERQKKIAERERFRKTMAKARGGPNGKRKLGRESTILLAKAQRLMAKT from the exons ATGGGAGTAAAACCACGACATGAGAAAGGCGGCGAGTCGTCGGCATGGAAGCAGAAAAAGGGTTTCAAGATTGGCCCTGCAAATCTGCCCGATGGCACCCATAGACGGAAAA TCGAAAAGATCAAGAAGAGCCTCATCGAGAAAGCCAAGATAAAGAAGCAGTATGCAAAGCTCAAAGCACGTGAAGAAACGGAAGCAACAGCACCGCGCAAATCTGTCTATGAACGCGAAGCCGACAACACGACCGACCCTGTACCAGAACCCAGCCTGGAACCCCACCCTGACCGAGTCGCTATGCTGGAAGAGAAGTCACCTGAACCTCAAGGCACCCGATACATAGAGAGGCAGGAGCGAAGACGGCGTCCACAACCATTCCAGAAAGAGAGCGAGGTGACGCGCAAGAAGAGGGAGGAAGCCGAGGAGAGGCAAAAAGCGAGGGAAGAGGCAGACAGGGAGCGTCAGAAGAAAATCGCTGAACGGGAGCGCTTTAGAAAAACTATGGCCAAGGCGAGGGGAGGTCCCAATGGCAAGAGAAAACTCGGTCGCGAAAGCACCATTTTGCTTGCCAAAGCGCAGAGGCTCATGGCCAAAACCTGA